One Halostagnicola kamekurae DNA segment encodes these proteins:
- a CDS encoding tRNA-binding protein yields MVESPFDAEIQVGEIREAESFPEANKPKMTKLWIDLGEDGEIQSAGQLDHHYEPDELVGRQVLCATNLGSVRIAGFKSEALTVGVPDEDGFPVLVEPDEAVPLGGVLF; encoded by the coding sequence ATGGTCGAGAGTCCATTCGACGCCGAAATTCAGGTTGGCGAGATACGCGAGGCCGAATCGTTTCCAGAGGCGAACAAACCGAAGATGACGAAATTGTGGATCGATCTCGGTGAGGACGGCGAGATTCAGTCGGCCGGACAGCTCGATCACCACTACGAGCCCGACGAACTGGTGGGTCGGCAGGTCCTCTGTGCGACGAACCTCGGCAGCGTCCGGATCGCCGGGTTCAAATCCGAAGCCCTGACCGTCGGCGTGCCAGACGAAGACGGATTCCCGGTGCTCGTCGAACCTGATGAGGCGGTTCCCCTCGGCGGCGTACTGTTCTGA
- a CDS encoding amidohydrolase family protein, with the protein MSHDIVIHDAYILTVNDKNQLYERGTLLIENGRITEVRTTREGDQHISADHVINGDGMVAMPGLINAHTHLEMTPLIGAFSDFDLMEMMGHMTALINRLEDGKYEYLAEAGYELAALNFLAGGVTTVNSQDVHPSAAAKTFGEAGLRGFFGPMISDLFWDVPVDEQFARARKFIGEYHDTYDGRIRATINPHDDWSCTRELWDRTADLAAEFPDLLVHTHLLELEESNVMARSNGAKDSLDLLDDIGLLNDRLVAAHFRLADDDDIRRTADTGASVVHCPSVFCYWNPGGDMQWTPVPELRAAGVDVGLGIDDHYWHDSYNLFGEARQARLAANLKRSAGQFTSMELVRMLTIEGARTLGIGDKIGSLEPDKHADVILLDVEKPKFTPLTNLPAHIVNNATPSDVETVIVDGEIVMRDSNVRTMDSEGVREAVKTSINRLNKETSWNLDIGGSNPPSELETTRNLPKRGPVQLLGRLAFQKLKDNSPL; encoded by the coding sequence ATGAGTCATGATATTGTGATTCATGATGCGTACATCCTTACGGTCAACGATAAGAACCAACTCTATGAACGGGGGACACTCCTTATTGAGAACGGCCGCATCACCGAGGTACGAACTACTAGGGAAGGCGATCAGCACATCTCTGCTGATCATGTTATCAACGGTGATGGGATGGTTGCGATGCCCGGACTGATCAATGCTCACACACACCTCGAAATGACACCGCTCATCGGTGCATTCAGCGACTTCGATCTGATGGAGATGATGGGTCATATGACGGCCCTCATCAATCGCCTTGAGGATGGAAAGTATGAGTACCTCGCGGAAGCAGGATACGAACTCGCTGCGCTCAACTTCCTCGCCGGTGGTGTCACCACCGTCAACTCACAAGATGTCCACCCGAGTGCCGCTGCCAAGACATTTGGTGAGGCGGGCCTCCGTGGATTCTTCGGACCGATGATCTCCGACCTCTTCTGGGATGTGCCTGTGGACGAGCAGTTTGCCCGTGCCCGCAAATTCATTGGTGAATACCATGACACGTACGACGGGCGTATCCGAGCTACGATCAACCCACACGATGACTGGTCGTGTACCCGGGAGTTATGGGATCGAACCGCCGATCTCGCTGCCGAGTTCCCCGACCTGCTCGTCCATACTCACCTGCTCGAACTCGAAGAGAGCAACGTGATGGCACGATCGAACGGTGCAAAGGACTCGCTTGACCTGCTTGACGATATCGGTCTCCTCAACGACCGGCTGGTAGCTGCTCATTTCCGCCTCGCTGATGACGATGACATCCGACGGACTGCTGACACGGGCGCGTCGGTCGTGCACTGCCCGTCAGTGTTCTGTTACTGGAATCCGGGCGGCGACATGCAGTGGACACCAGTGCCGGAACTCCGGGCAGCGGGTGTCGATGTTGGGTTAGGTATTGATGACCACTACTGGCATGACTCATACAACTTGTTCGGTGAGGCTCGACAGGCACGGCTCGCGGCGAATCTCAAACGGTCAGCTGGTCAGTTCACTTCGATGGAACTAGTACGAATGCTCACGATTGAGGGAGCTCGTACCCTCGGTATCGGAGACAAAATTGGGAGTCTTGAGCCAGACAAGCATGCTGATGTGATTCTTCTTGATGTGGAGAAGCCGAAGTTCACACCACTTACGAATCTTCCCGCACATATTGTGAACAATGCAACACCGTCTGACGTGGAAACTGTTATTGTAGATGGTGAGATTGTGATGCGAGACAGTAATGTCAGAACGATGGATTCAGAAGGAGTGCGCGAGGCCGTTAAAACTTCCATTAACCGCTTGAATAAGGAGACAAGTTGGAACCTAGATATCGGTGGAAGTAACCCGCCGAGTGAATTGGAAACCACTCGTAACCTACCGAAACGTGGCCCGGTACAACTACTTGGACGACTCGCGTTTCAAAAACTGAAAGATAACTCACCGTTATAG
- a CDS encoding AIR synthase family protein, with protein MSELGKIDRTFFERRVASNLGARRDDVSIGPQHGVDFGVLDVDGRALVTATDPLSILPALGLERAARFALDLVLADVAVSGVPPSHLSICFTLPESMSDEAFGTVWETIHAECEALGVSVVTGHTARYSDPSYPWVGAATAMGVGDHDDIVRPDGARVGDRLLLTTGPGVESVGLLSTLFGDQLDLSEGVLEDARERLEDVHCVRDALSAAAAGPVTAMHDVTEGGLAGALNEMADGAQRASAERDVRFEIDGAAVPMRPGVAEVCDALEIDPWHATSCGSLVIAVDPGGVDAVRDALEERDTVVAEIGRVVDEGGLGEVGKAGTDPDGGSVFVDGTRVDHPHVDPSWAAYAELADE; from the coding sequence GTGAGCGAGCTTGGTAAAATCGACCGCACGTTCTTCGAGCGCCGCGTCGCCTCGAATCTCGGCGCGCGGCGAGACGACGTTTCGATCGGTCCCCAGCACGGCGTCGATTTCGGCGTCCTCGACGTCGACGGGCGTGCGCTGGTCACCGCGACCGACCCGCTGTCGATCCTCCCGGCGCTCGGTCTCGAGCGCGCCGCGCGGTTCGCGCTCGACCTGGTGCTCGCCGACGTCGCAGTCAGCGGCGTCCCGCCGTCGCACCTCTCGATCTGTTTTACGCTCCCCGAGTCGATGAGCGACGAGGCGTTCGGGACCGTTTGGGAGACGATCCACGCCGAATGCGAGGCCCTCGGCGTGTCCGTCGTCACCGGCCACACCGCCCGCTACTCGGACCCCTCCTACCCGTGGGTGGGCGCGGCGACCGCCATGGGCGTGGGCGACCACGACGATATCGTCCGCCCCGACGGCGCTCGAGTCGGCGACAGACTCCTCCTGACGACCGGCCCCGGCGTCGAGTCGGTCGGCCTGCTGAGCACGCTGTTCGGCGACCAACTGGATCTTTCCGAAGGCGTCCTCGAGGACGCGCGGGAACGACTCGAGGACGTCCACTGCGTCCGCGACGCGCTTTCGGCCGCCGCGGCGGGACCCGTGACCGCGATGCACGACGTCACCGAGGGCGGCCTCGCGGGCGCGCTCAACGAGATGGCCGACGGCGCACAGCGGGCCAGCGCCGAGCGAGACGTTCGGTTCGAAATCGACGGCGCGGCCGTTCCGATGCGCCCCGGTGTGGCCGAGGTCTGTGACGCCCTCGAGATCGACCCGTGGCACGCGACCAGCTGCGGCTCGCTCGTGATCGCCGTCGACCCGGGCGGCGTCGACGCCGTTCGCGACGCGCTCGAGGAACGGGACACCGTCGTCGCCGAGATCGGACGGGTGGTCGACGAGGGTGGATTGGGTGAGGTTGGGAAAGCAGGGACGGACCCGGACGGCGGTTCCGTCTTCGTTGACGGAACGCGGGTCGACCATCCTCACGTCGACCCCTCGTGGGCCGCGTACGCCGAGTTGGCCGACGAGTAA
- the mutS gene encoding DNA mismatch repair protein MutS: protein MTEATGIVGEFLSLKETTDAEVLAMQCGDFYEFFDADAELVAEELDLKLSQKSSHGSSYPMAGVPLDDLTPYLKALVERGYRVAVADQYETDDGHAREIVRVVTPGTLLETSDADAQYLAAVVEDGSDGAHADTPSYGLAFADVTTGRFLVAAGEDRADTLTELYRFDPVEVLPGPAVRNDDELVQQIRERTDATLTLHEAESFAPKRAEHVVREQFGREPLEGLDVPRPAISAAGSILSYVEETGAGVLASMTRIATHHSDDHVTLDGTTQRNLELTETMQGDREGSLFATVDRTETSAGGRLLKEWLQRPRRSLSVLEERQRSVGALASAALARDELREVLGAAYDLERLASKATHGSADAQDLVAVRETLGVLPQIADVIDSDAELGESPLASIVDRPDRTAVADLREMLEEAIAADPPSTVTQGGLLQRGYHEELDEVIDRHEEVRRWLKNLADREKRQHGLSHVTVDRNKTDGYYIQVGKSVADAVPDHYEQIKTLKNSKRFTTPELEEKEREVLRLEERRGELEYELFEQLREDVAAEAALLQDVGRALATVDALSSLATHAAENGWVQPDLRRDGDLEIDQGRHPVVEQTTEFVPNDVRMTDDRGFLVVTGPNMSGKSTYMRQVACIVLLAQVGSFVPAREAEIGLVDGIFTRVGALDELAQGRSTFMVEMSELSNILHTATEESLVILDEVGRGTATYDGISIAWSATEYLHNEIRAKTLFATHYHELTGLAEHLPRVANVHVAADERDGDVTFLRTVRDGPTDRSYGIHVADLAGVPDPVVDRARDVLGRLREEKAIEAKGDGSSEPVQAVFDLSSGTMERSATTDGGEAASKSGARASLETAVSSETDADRETGLEPEKADVLADLEEVDVNETSPVELLSKVQEWQRRLEDE from the coding sequence ATGACAGAGGCGACGGGTATCGTCGGCGAGTTTCTCTCGCTCAAGGAGACCACCGACGCCGAGGTGCTGGCGATGCAGTGTGGCGACTTCTACGAGTTCTTCGATGCTGACGCCGAACTCGTGGCCGAGGAACTCGACCTCAAACTCTCACAGAAGTCCTCCCACGGGTCGTCGTACCCGATGGCCGGCGTGCCGCTCGACGACCTGACGCCCTACCTCAAGGCGCTCGTCGAGCGCGGCTACCGCGTTGCCGTCGCCGACCAGTACGAGACCGACGACGGGCACGCACGCGAAATCGTTCGCGTCGTGACCCCCGGGACGCTCCTCGAGACGAGCGACGCCGACGCCCAGTATCTCGCGGCCGTCGTCGAGGACGGTTCCGACGGCGCTCACGCCGATACCCCATCGTACGGCCTGGCGTTCGCGGACGTCACGACGGGACGCTTCCTCGTCGCGGCCGGCGAGGACAGGGCCGACACGCTGACCGAACTCTATCGGTTCGATCCCGTCGAGGTGCTGCCGGGGCCCGCGGTTCGAAACGACGATGAACTCGTCCAGCAGATTCGCGAGCGGACCGACGCGACGCTGACCCTCCACGAGGCCGAGTCGTTCGCCCCGAAACGCGCCGAACACGTCGTTCGCGAGCAGTTCGGGCGCGAACCGCTCGAGGGCCTCGACGTTCCCCGGCCCGCGATTTCGGCGGCGGGATCGATCCTCTCGTACGTCGAGGAGACCGGAGCCGGCGTACTCGCGTCGATGACCCGGATCGCGACTCACCACAGCGACGACCACGTGACCCTCGACGGGACGACCCAGCGCAACCTCGAGCTCACGGAGACGATGCAGGGCGACCGCGAGGGGTCGCTGTTCGCGACCGTCGACCGCACCGAGACGAGCGCCGGCGGCCGGCTGCTAAAGGAGTGGCTCCAGCGACCGCGCAGGTCGCTGTCGGTCCTCGAGGAGCGCCAGCGAAGCGTCGGGGCGCTCGCCTCGGCCGCGCTGGCTCGCGACGAACTCCGCGAGGTGCTCGGAGCCGCCTACGACCTCGAGCGACTGGCCTCGAAGGCGACCCACGGGAGCGCCGACGCGCAGGACCTGGTCGCGGTTCGAGAGACCCTCGGGGTGCTGCCACAGATTGCCGACGTGATCGACTCGGACGCGGAGTTAGGCGAGTCACCGCTCGCGTCGATCGTCGACCGGCCGGATCGAACGGCGGTCGCCGACCTCCGGGAGATGCTCGAGGAAGCGATCGCAGCGGACCCACCATCGACGGTGACCCAGGGCGGCCTGCTCCAGCGGGGCTACCACGAGGAACTCGACGAGGTGATCGACCGCCACGAGGAGGTCCGACGGTGGCTCAAGAACCTCGCCGACCGCGAGAAGCGCCAACACGGCCTGAGCCACGTCACCGTCGACCGGAACAAGACCGACGGCTACTACATTCAGGTGGGCAAGTCGGTCGCCGACGCGGTGCCCGACCACTACGAGCAGATCAAGACGCTAAAAAATTCGAAGCGGTTCACGACCCCGGAACTCGAGGAGAAAGAACGCGAAGTGTTGCGACTCGAGGAGCGACGGGGCGAGTTGGAGTACGAACTCTTCGAGCAACTCCGCGAGGACGTCGCCGCGGAGGCGGCGCTCCTGCAGGACGTCGGGCGAGCGCTCGCGACGGTCGACGCGCTCTCGAGCCTGGCGACCCACGCCGCCGAAAACGGCTGGGTTCAGCCCGACCTGCGCCGGGACGGCGACCTCGAGATCGATCAGGGCCGCCACCCCGTCGTCGAACAGACGACCGAGTTCGTGCCAAACGACGTGCGGATGACCGACGACCGGGGCTTTCTGGTCGTCACGGGTCCGAACATGTCCGGGAAATCGACGTATATGCGCCAGGTCGCCTGCATCGTCCTGCTCGCGCAGGTCGGCAGCTTCGTGCCCGCTCGAGAGGCCGAGATCGGGCTGGTCGACGGCATCTTCACCCGCGTCGGGGCCCTCGACGAGTTGGCACAGGGGCGCTCGACGTTCATGGTCGAGATGAGCGAGCTCTCGAACATCCTCCACACCGCGACCGAGGAGTCGCTGGTGATTTTGGACGAGGTGGGTCGGGGTACCGCGACCTACGACGGCATCTCGATCGCGTGGTCGGCGACCGAGTACCTGCACAACGAGATTCGGGCGAAGACGCTCTTTGCGACGCACTATCACGAACTGACCGGACTCGCCGAGCACCTGCCGCGGGTCGCGAACGTCCACGTCGCGGCGGACGAACGCGACGGCGACGTGACCTTTCTCCGAACGGTTCGGGACGGCCCGACGGACCGCTCCTATGGCATCCACGTCGCCGACCTCGCCGGGGTTCCGGACCCCGTCGTCGACCGGGCGCGGGACGTGCTCGGACGCCTGCGTGAGGAGAAGGCCATCGAGGCGAAAGGCGACGGCTCCTCGGAGCCGGTCCAGGCCGTCTTCGACCTCTCGAGTGGCACGATGGAACGCTCGGCGACGACCGACGGCGGCGAGGCCGCGTCGAAATCGGGTGCCCGGGCCAGTCTCGAGACGGCGGTGAGTAGCGAGACGGACGCCGACCGCGAAACCGGACTCGAGCCCGAGAAAGCCGACGTGCTCGCGGATCTCGAGGAGGTAGACGTGAACGAAACGTCACCCGTCGAGTTGCTCTCGAAGGTACAGGAGTGGCAACGGAGGCTCGAGGATGAGTGA
- a CDS encoding DUF7385 family protein yields MGRIDITGGFSIHDYRAKLKLLHDDGETRTLENRAELGCPACGRAFDRLFVTEDATASFDTPPERPFCLARTEAKLLLMTH; encoded by the coding sequence ATGGGACGGATCGACATCACCGGCGGCTTCAGCATTCACGACTACCGGGCGAAACTGAAGCTCTTACACGACGACGGAGAGACGCGAACGCTCGAGAACCGCGCGGAACTGGGCTGTCCCGCCTGCGGGCGGGCGTTTGATCGGCTGTTCGTCACCGAAGACGCGACGGCGTCGTTCGACACACCACCCGAACGGCCGTTCTGTCTCGCCCGAACGGAGGCGAAGCTGCTGTTGATGACACACTGA
- a CDS encoding CheR family methyltransferase, whose amino-acid sequence MSTSDTIQPILRFVEEELSFATSYYNERYLDRRVSSRMRRTNSDSYGEYYSLLKRDEAEQAELLDALSINVTGFFRNPSVWEGIQALLRKLTAEKSSVRIWSAACADGREPYSLSMLAHSDREIDDSRISILATDISEDALETARGGVYQDLQTDDVSSQLDFLERPTQYITKREDSVKVAETIREPVEFERHDLINGRSKSGFDMVVCRNILIYINDEHKTPIFETIRDSLVDGGYMVIGKSETIPIGMRTEFDSVNAGDKTYQYPGDAES is encoded by the coding sequence ATGAGTACATCAGATACTATTCAGCCGATTCTCAGGTTCGTCGAGGAGGAACTGTCCTTCGCGACGAGTTACTACAACGAACGCTACCTCGACCGGCGCGTCTCCTCTCGCATGCGTCGGACGAACTCCGACTCCTACGGAGAGTATTACTCGCTACTGAAACGCGACGAAGCCGAACAGGCGGAACTGCTCGACGCCCTGAGCATCAACGTCACCGGCTTCTTTCGGAATCCGAGCGTCTGGGAGGGGATTCAGGCGCTCCTCCGGAAACTGACCGCCGAAAAGTCCTCGGTCCGCATCTGGAGCGCGGCGTGTGCGGACGGCCGCGAGCCCTACTCGCTGTCGATGCTCGCCCACAGCGACCGGGAAATCGACGACTCCCGCATCAGTATCCTCGCGACCGACATCAGCGAGGACGCCCTCGAGACGGCCCGCGGCGGCGTCTATCAGGACCTCCAGACCGACGACGTTTCGAGCCAACTGGACTTTCTCGAGCGCCCGACCCAGTACATCACGAAGCGGGAAGACTCCGTCAAAGTCGCCGAGACGATTCGAGAACCCGTCGAGTTCGAACGCCACGACCTGATCAACGGCAGATCGAAGTCCGGCTTCGACATGGTCGTCTGTCGGAACATTCTCATCTACATCAACGACGAGCACAAGACGCCGATCTTCGAGACGATTCGGGACTCGCTCGTCGACGGCGGCTACATGGTCATCGGCAAGTCCGAGACGATCCCGATCGGGATGCGAACGGAGTTCGACTCGGTGAACGCGGGCGATAAGACCTACCAGTATCCCGGCGACGCGGAATCGTAA
- the mutL gene encoding DNA mismatch repair endonuclease MutL — protein MSDENGADDRAPDGREVDSDARDTNSGSHEIRELDEDTVARIAAGEVVERPASAVKELLENSLDADASRIDIAVEDGGTELIRVADDGRGMTESAVRAAVRQHTTSKIDGLEDLESGVATLGFRGEALHTIGSVSRLTVETRPRADGDGTGRDEAAGAGTKLVYEGGEVTAVEPTGCPEGTTVEVADLFYNTPARRKFLNTTATEFAHVNRVVTRYALANPDVAISLTHDDREVFATTGQGDLQEAILSVYGREVAKAMIPVEADGDELPVGPLESVTGLVSHPETTRSSRDYLATYVNGRAVTSDAIREGIMGAYGTQLGSDRYPFVVLFLEVPGEAVDVNVHPRKREVRFDDDDAVRRAVDSAVESALLEHGLLRSSAPRGRSAPRETRIEPDRSGGGYGEPNEHESGRALETDAAGENADETSDGEVTRGPNAKSESARATNARSDSTVRSETSAESTANAETAGDDSTTARGSDRSAATARTQRTSRTEDDATESVTTHAGVDAASEETQSSERPDPIESGSETASETGSAGLGGGRSGDLEPARKFSGDTEQRTLAGEAATGEEASFDTLPNLRVLGQLRETYLVCETADGLALVDQHAADERVNYERLQEAFADDSTAQALASPVELELTAAEAEAFEHYREALERLGFYADRTDDRTVAVTTVPAVLEKTLEPSRLRDVLASFVEGDREAGSETVDALADDFLGDLACYPSITGNTSLTEGSVLELLEALDACENPYACPHGRPVIVRFDEAEIEDRFERDYPGHGG, from the coding sequence ATGAGTGACGAAAACGGCGCTGACGACCGCGCTCCCGACGGCCGCGAGGTCGATTCTGACGCCCGCGACACCAACTCCGGCAGCCACGAAATCCGCGAACTCGACGAGGACACCGTCGCGCGCATCGCCGCGGGCGAGGTCGTCGAGCGACCCGCGAGCGCGGTGAAAGAACTCCTCGAGAACAGCCTCGACGCCGATGCATCGCGGATCGACATCGCCGTCGAGGACGGCGGGACGGAGCTGATCCGGGTCGCCGACGACGGCCGTGGGATGACCGAATCGGCGGTCCGGGCGGCGGTCCGCCAGCACACGACCAGCAAGATCGACGGCCTCGAGGACCTCGAGTCCGGCGTCGCGACGCTCGGATTCCGCGGCGAAGCGTTGCACACGATCGGGTCGGTGTCCCGGCTGACCGTGGAGACGCGACCTCGAGCCGACGGCGACGGAACCGGTCGGGACGAAGCGGCCGGGGCGGGCACGAAACTCGTCTACGAAGGCGGTGAGGTCACCGCCGTCGAGCCGACGGGCTGTCCGGAGGGAACCACCGTCGAGGTGGCGGACCTGTTCTACAACACGCCCGCCCGCCGGAAGTTCTTAAACACGACGGCGACGGAGTTCGCCCACGTCAATCGCGTCGTCACCCGCTACGCGCTGGCTAATCCCGACGTCGCTATCTCGCTGACCCACGACGACCGCGAGGTCTTCGCGACGACGGGCCAGGGCGACCTGCAGGAGGCGATCCTCTCGGTGTACGGCCGCGAGGTCGCGAAGGCGATGATCCCCGTCGAGGCCGACGGCGACGAACTCCCCGTCGGCCCGCTCGAGTCCGTGACGGGGCTCGTCTCCCACCCCGAGACGACCCGCTCGAGCCGGGACTACCTCGCAACGTACGTCAACGGCCGGGCGGTCACCTCCGACGCCATCCGGGAGGGGATCATGGGCGCCTACGGTACGCAACTCGGCAGCGATCGCTACCCCTTTGTCGTGCTCTTTCTCGAGGTGCCAGGCGAGGCCGTCGACGTGAACGTTCACCCGCGCAAGCGCGAGGTTCGCTTCGACGACGACGATGCGGTGCGCAGAGCGGTCGATTCGGCCGTCGAATCCGCGCTCCTCGAGCACGGTTTGCTCCGCTCGAGCGCGCCGCGGGGCCGTTCTGCGCCGCGCGAAACCCGAATCGAGCCGGATCGGTCTGGCGGGGGATATGGCGAACCAAACGAGCACGAATCGGGGCGAGCGCTCGAGACCGACGCCGCCGGGGAGAACGCGGACGAAACGAGCGACGGCGAGGTGACTCGAGGACCGAACGCGAAGTCGGAATCGGCTCGAGCGACGAACGCGCGGTCTGATTCGACGGTTCGGTCGGAGACGAGCGCGGAATCGACGGCGAACGCGGAGACGGCTGGCGACGACTCCACGACGGCGCGCGGTTCCGATCGCTCGGCGGCGACGGCTCGAACGCAACGAACCTCGAGAACCGAGGACGACGCGACGGAGTCCGTCACAACGCACGCGGGGGTGGACGCCGCGAGCGAAGAGACGCAGTCATCCGAGCGTCCCGATCCGATCGAGTCGGGCTCCGAAACCGCTTCCGAAACTGGGTCGGCCGGATTGGGTGGCGGGCGGAGCGGCGACCTCGAGCCCGCGCGCAAGTTCTCGGGCGACACCGAACAGCGGACGCTCGCGGGCGAGGCCGCGACCGGCGAGGAGGCGTCGTTCGATACCCTTCCTAACCTTCGGGTTCTCGGGCAGTTACGGGAGACCTACCTCGTCTGTGAAACCGCCGACGGGCTCGCACTGGTCGATCAGCACGCAGCGGACGAACGCGTGAACTACGAACGGCTTCAGGAGGCCTTCGCCGACGATTCGACGGCGCAGGCACTCGCCTCGCCGGTCGAACTCGAGCTCACGGCGGCCGAAGCCGAGGCGTTCGAACACTACCGCGAGGCGCTCGAGCGCCTCGGCTTTTACGCCGACCGGACCGACGACAGGACGGTGGCCGTGACGACCGTCCCCGCGGTGCTCGAGAAGACCCTCGAGCCGAGCCGGCTGCGCGACGTGCTGGCGTCGTTCGTCGAGGGCGACCGCGAGGCCGGCTCCGAGACGGTCGACGCGCTGGCCGACGACTTCCTCGGCGATCTGGCGTGTTACCCCTCGATCACCGGCAACACGTCGCTGACCGAGGGATCCGTTCTCGAGTTGCTCGAGGCGCTCGACGCCTGCGAGAACCCCTACGCCTGCCCGCACGGCCGCCCGGTGATCGTTCGCTTCGACGAAGCCGAGATCGAGGACCGGTTCGAGCGGGACTATCCGGGCCACGGCGGCTGA
- the thiD gene encoding bifunctional hydroxymethylpyrimidine kinase/phosphomethylpyrimidine kinase, which yields MRTPAPETPPIALTIAGSDSGGGAGIQADLATMAAHDVYGTSAITAVTAQHSRGVERSYSLPLEEVEAQLAAVTDDFDVGAAKTGMLATTEIVSAVASEAADFEFPLVVDPVMVATSGDRLLEPAAERAYEDLIGEARVVTPNADEAEVLTDVAVEDQPSAIEAGDALLELGADAALIKGGHVPGETISDVLVTATGTTTFEHARVDTDATHGSGCTLAAAVAARLARGESLEAAVGGATDFLTRAVRYHYDVGRGPGAVNHGVEQRNRAAMEVTAESVRNAVNRIVEADISPLVPEVGTNVVGATPYAESLEEIAAVEGRITRTLAGISSNGAVRFGASRNVARFVLDAREVCPNVRFACNLRFNEDVEHALEELEWRTTELPRESDPGNGPETDEWMPPAVVEGLFDGDDEHPTAVVDRGTVGKEAMTCLVATEAETLADRVLELSDQFAE from the coding sequence ATGCGCACGCCAGCACCAGAGACGCCACCGATCGCCCTGACGATCGCCGGAAGTGACTCCGGCGGCGGTGCCGGCATCCAGGCCGACCTCGCGACGATGGCCGCCCACGATGTCTACGGGACCAGCGCCATCACCGCCGTCACGGCCCAGCACAGTCGCGGCGTCGAACGCTCCTATTCGCTTCCCCTCGAGGAGGTCGAAGCCCAGCTAGCCGCGGTAACCGACGATTTCGACGTCGGCGCTGCCAAGACGGGGATGCTCGCGACGACCGAAATCGTCAGCGCCGTCGCGAGCGAGGCGGCGGATTTCGAGTTCCCGCTCGTCGTCGATCCCGTGATGGTCGCGACCTCCGGCGATCGGCTGCTCGAGCCGGCGGCCGAGCGAGCGTACGAGGACCTCATCGGCGAGGCGAGAGTCGTCACGCCGAACGCGGACGAAGCCGAGGTGCTGACCGACGTCGCGGTCGAAGACCAGCCGAGCGCTATCGAGGCGGGCGACGCGCTCCTCGAGCTGGGGGCAGACGCCGCGTTGATCAAGGGCGGGCACGTCCCCGGCGAGACGATCAGCGACGTGCTCGTCACCGCCACGGGAACCACGACGTTCGAACACGCCCGCGTCGACACCGACGCGACCCACGGCTCGGGCTGTACGCTCGCCGCGGCCGTCGCCGCCCGACTCGCCCGCGGCGAGTCGCTCGAGGCCGCCGTCGGCGGTGCGACCGACTTCCTCACTCGCGCGGTTCGATACCACTACGACGTCGGGAGGGGCCCTGGCGCGGTCAATCACGGCGTCGAACAGCGAAACCGGGCGGCCATGGAGGTGACCGCGGAATCGGTCCGAAACGCCGTGAACCGGATCGTCGAGGCAGACATCTCGCCGCTCGTGCCCGAAGTCGGAACGAACGTCGTCGGCGCGACGCCGTACGCCGAGTCCCTCGAGGAGATCGCGGCCGTCGAGGGGCGGATCACTCGCACACTCGCCGGGATCAGTTCCAACGGCGCGGTTCGGTTCGGTGCCTCGCGGAACGTCGCACGATTCGTCCTCGACGCGCGGGAAGTGTGCCCGAACGTGCGCTTCGCGTGTAACCTCCGGTTCAACGAGGACGTAGAGCACGCGCTCGAGGAACTCGAGTGGCGGACGACGGAACTGCCCCGCGAGTCCGACCCCGGGAACGGTCCTGAAACGGACGAGTGGATGCCGCCAGCGGTCGTCGAGGGACTCTTCGACGGCGACGATGAGCACCCCACCGCCGTCGTCGACCGCGGCACGGTCGGCAAGGAGGCGATGACGTGTCTCGTCGCGACGGAGGCCGAGACGCTGGCGGATCGGGTTCTCGAACTCTCCGATCAGTTCGCCGAGTGA